A window of Phocoena phocoena chromosome 6, mPhoPho1.1, whole genome shotgun sequence contains these coding sequences:
- the ENHO gene encoding adropin, with the protein MGAAISQGALIAIICNGLVGFLLLLLWVILCWACHSRSANIDSLSESSPNSSPGPCPEKAPPPQKLSHEGSYLLQP; encoded by the coding sequence ATGGGGGCAGCCATCTCCCAGGGGGCCCTCATCGCCATCATCTGCAACGGCCTCGTAGgcttcttgctgctgctgctctgggtCATTCTCTGCTGGGCCTGCCACTCCCGTTCTGCCAACATCGACTCCCTCTCCGAATCCAGTCCCAACTCCAGCCCTGGCCCCTGTCCTGAGAAGGCGCCCCCGCCCCAGAAGCTCAGCCATGAAGGCAGCTACCTGCTGCAGCCCTGA